The Streptomyces sp. NBC_00435 nucleotide sequence CACGTACGCATGACGGGTCAACTCCTGGTGGACGTACGGGCCCCGGACCGTTTCCGGAGCTCCGTCGGCACCACGCTGACCTGCACGGACGGCCGGGCGGAAGAGGCCGCGGGCGGGTCCACCCTGATAGGCGACAGCCCCGCCGGAACCGCCCGGCGGGGCTGTCGTACCTACGGAGTTGACGCCTCCGCCGCCCCGCCCGATCGGCGACGGACGGGGCCGCGGAGGCGCCTGGGGCGCCGCCCGGGCAGCAGCGGGCAGCCCGGGCGGCGCCGGTCTGTGGGCCGGGCCGTCTAGATGTGCGCCGCTCCCGACCCCGCTTCGGCGTTCTCGCCGCGCTTGGTGAAGCCGGCCACGACCGCGGCGAGCACCGCGACCACGCCGGCGACGGTGAAGGCGGTGCTCATCCCTGACACGAACGTGTCGTTGGCGACGCCCTTGATGGCCGCCGCGACCTGCTCGGGAGCGCCCTGCGGGATCGGGGCGATGCCGACGGTGACGCCCTTCTCCGCGAGGTCGAGCTGCTCGGGGGTGAGCGGGGGCAGCCCGGCCCCGGTCCAGTTGTCCCCGAGGACGCCGGAGACCTTGCTGGCCATGACCGCGCCGAGCACGGCGGTGCCCAGGCTGCCGCCGACCTGCATGGCGGCCTGCTGGAGCCCGCCGGCCACGCCGGAGAGCTCCAGCGGGGCGTTGCCGACGATGACCTCGGTGGCGCCGACCATGACGGGGGCGAGCCCGAGGCCCATCAGGGCGAACCACAGCGACATGGTGAGGGTGGAGGTGCCCGGGGTCAGCTGGGACATCCCGAAGCAGGCGGCCGCGGTGGCGACCATGCCGGCGACCAGCGGGAGGCGCGGGCCGACCTTGGTGATGGCGATGCCCGCCAGGGGGGAACCGATGATCATCATGCCGGTCAGCGGCAGCAGGTGCAGGCCGCTGTCGACGGGGCTCATGCCGTGGATGTTCTGCAGGTAGAAGGTGACGAAGAACAGCCCGCCCATGAAGGCGAAGGCCATCAGCACCATCAGGACCGTGCCCGCGGACAGCGGCAGGGAGCGGAACATCCCGAGCGGTATCAGGGGCTCGGAGACGTGGTTCTCCCAGAGGGCGAAGGCCACGAAGGCCACCAGGGAGGCGCCGAGGAAGGCGAGGGTCCTGACATCGCCCCAGCCCCATTCGGAGGCCTTGATCAGGGCCCAGATGAGGGAGAACATGCCGGCCGACAGCAGGACGATGCCGGGGACGTCGAAGGAGCGCGGGGCGTTCTCGGCCCGGTGGTCGACCAGGATGAAGAGGCCGAAGGCGAGCGCGACGATGCCGACGGGCACGTTGATGAAGAAGACCGACTGCCAGCTCACGTTCTCCACGAGCAGGCCGCCGACGATCGGCCCGGCGGCGGTCGAGGCGCCGATGACCATGCCCCAGATACCGATGGCCATGTTGAGCTTCTCGGCGGGGAAGGTCGCGCGCAGCAGGCCGAGCGCGGCGGGCATCAGGAGCGCTCCGAAGACGCCCTGCGCGACGCGGAAGCCGATGACGAGCTCCACGCCGCTGGAGAGGCCGATGATCGCCGAGGAGACGGCGAAGCCGGCGATGCCGATGAGGAAGGTCTGGCGGTGGCCGAAGCGGTCACCGAGCTTGCCCGCGGTGATGAGGGAGACCGCGAGGGCGAGGAGGTAGCCGTTGGTGATCCACTGGACGTCCGCGAGCGAGGCGCCGAGGTCCTTCTGGATGGCGGGGTTGGCGACGGCGACGATCGTGCCGTCGAGGGTGACCATCATGACGCCGATGGCAACGGCGAAGAGGGTCAGCCACGGGTGGCCGCGCAGGCCCGTACGGACCGGCGCCGGGCCCGGTTCCTTGGAGAGTTCCACGCCCTGGCCGTCGACGGTGATCTGACTAGTCATGCGGACAGGCTAGTGACAGTGACTGACACTTCACAGACGGCTCGGTCAGACAGTCGCTGTCACGTCCGTCACAGGTAGCCTGACCGCCCACTGCGCGTAAGAAAGGACCCCGCCCTCCGTGATGACCGACCAGCGGCCCCTCCCCGCACCGGCGGCCGGACTGCGCGAGCGCAAGAAACGGCGTACGCGCGACGCGCTGCTGCGCGCCGCCCTCCTCCTCTTCATCGCCCAGGGGTACGAGGAGACCACCGTCGACGAGATCACCGACGCCGTGGACGTCTCCCAGCGCACCTTCTTCCGGTACTTCGCCAACAAGGAAGAGGTCGCCTTCGCCGTCCAGGACCTGGTCGAATCGCACTTCGTCGCGGCGCTGCGCGTCCGGCCGCCCGCCGAGGGGCCCTTCGAGGCGATGCGCGCGGCCGTGCTCGCCGCCTGGGACACCGTCGAGGAGGCCATCGCGGAGCTGGTCCCGGTCGACCTGTACATGCGCAGCTACCGGCTCATCGAGTCCACTCCGGCCCTGCTCGCCGTGCACCTGCGCCGCTCCACCGAGCTGGAGGAGCGGATCGCCCTGCTGATCGCCGAGCGCGAGGGTCTGGACGTGGACGCCGATCCGCGGCCCCGGGTGGCCGTGGCCGCGTTCTCGGGCGTGATGCGCGTCACCGGCCGGCTCTGGGGGCAGGGCGAGGACACCAGCGTCGCCACGATCCGGCGGATGACCGAGGTCTACCTCGACCAGATCGGCCCGGCGCTCGCCGCCGACTGGCGCCGCCCCGTCTGACCGGCGGTGTTCCCGTCACCGACGCGGAGCGGGGCGTCCGTCTGCGGGGCCGCCCGCGCGGGAGCCCGCACGGGAACACCCGCCGCCGGCGGGCCGCCCGGCGTCCCACGGTCGGCGGTGACTCCGGTCACCCGGCGCGCCACCACCTGTGGCGGTCTCCTAGGCTGAGCGCAGTGAACCTGCCCGGCCTCGCCCACACCCCCACCGCCGACGCCGTCCGACGTCCGGCCGCCCTGCGCACCCTGCTCGCGCTGGCGGTGGTCTTCCTCATGCTCGCGACCACCGGCTGGACCTCCGTGTACCGGCCCGACAGCGGGGCGTCCCCGCGCGAGGCCGCGCTCGCCTCCTGGGCACGCGCGCACTTCGAAGGCCGGGCACTGCCCGCCGCCGACGCCCCCGCGCCGACGGTGGCACGTTTCTTCGCGGGGCTGGACGGTGCCCAACGCGCCCGGCTCACCGAGGGCCACCCCTTGGTGGTCGGCAACCTCGAGGGGGCGCCGTCCTCCGTCCGTTACCGGGCCAACCGGATCTCCCTCCAGCGCGCCGCACGCGCCGAGGAGGTCCGCGGGCACGACATCACGCTGGCCCCCGCCGACCGCGCCATGGCGGCCCGGCGCGCCCACCGCTTCGAGTCCCTCGCCGAGCCCGACCGGCAGATCCTCACCTTCGACC carries:
- a CDS encoding TetR family transcriptional regulator, whose translation is MTDQRPLPAPAAGLRERKKRRTRDALLRAALLLFIAQGYEETTVDEITDAVDVSQRTFFRYFANKEEVAFAVQDLVESHFVAALRVRPPAEGPFEAMRAAVLAAWDTVEEAIAELVPVDLYMRSYRLIESTPALLAVHLRRSTELEERIALLIAEREGLDVDADPRPRVAVAAFSGVMRVTGRLWGQGEDTSVATIRRMTEVYLDQIGPALAADWRRPV
- a CDS encoding MFS transporter; protein product: MTSQITVDGQGVELSKEPGPAPVRTGLRGHPWLTLFAVAIGVMMVTLDGTIVAVANPAIQKDLGASLADVQWITNGYLLALAVSLITAGKLGDRFGHRQTFLIGIAGFAVSSAIIGLSSGVELVIGFRVAQGVFGALLMPAALGLLRATFPAEKLNMAIGIWGMVIGASTAAGPIVGGLLVENVSWQSVFFINVPVGIVALAFGLFILVDHRAENAPRSFDVPGIVLLSAGMFSLIWALIKASEWGWGDVRTLAFLGASLVAFVAFALWENHVSEPLIPLGMFRSLPLSAGTVLMVLMAFAFMGGLFFVTFYLQNIHGMSPVDSGLHLLPLTGMMIIGSPLAGIAITKVGPRLPLVAGMVATAAACFGMSQLTPGTSTLTMSLWFALMGLGLAPVMVGATEVIVGNAPLELSGVAGGLQQAAMQVGGSLGTAVLGAVMASKVSGVLGDNWTGAGLPPLTPEQLDLAEKGVTVGIAPIPQGAPEQVAAAIKGVANDTFVSGMSTAFTVAGVVAVLAAVVAGFTKRGENAEAGSGAAHI